The nucleotide sequence GGCGGCCCTGTTCTTCGCGTTCCTCAAGTACACCGACTGGGGGAAGGCGATCCGGGCCACCTCACAGAACGCGGACATCGCACGCGCCTGTGGCATCCGGACCAAGCGGGTCAGGATGGTGACGTTCGGCCTCGGCGCGTCGCTGGCGGGTATCGCCGGCGGCATCGCCGGCATCCTCTATACGATCTTCCCCGCGATGGGCCTCGAGTACCTGCTCCGTGCGTTCGTGGTCGTCGTGGTCGGCGGCCTCGGGAGTCTGATCGGGGCGCTCGTCGCGGGCATCGGGTTCGGGATCGTGGAGTCGTTCGGGACCTTCTACGCCACGCCGACCATCGCCTCGCTGTTGGCGTTCGTGGTGTTGATCCTGACGCTGCTCGTCCGCCCGCAGGGACTGTTCGGCCGCGTGGATACGGAGGACTGATACCATGGGAACCATCGAACTCCCCGACGGAGCCACGTCACTCGGCGGACGTATCGAAGACACCCTCGACTCGCTGTCGGTCGTCCACCGGGCGGTCGCCCTGGCGGTAGTGGTCGGCGCCCTGTTGACGCTCCCGCAGTTCCTGAACAACTACCTCGTCCAGGTGCTGTTCATCATCTTCCTGTTCATCACCCTCGGGTTCGGCTGGAACATCCTCTCGGGGTTCACCGGCTACATCAACTTCGGATACGCCGGGTTCGTCGGACTCGGTGCGTACGTGACCGTCATCACCATCGTCGACTTCGGACTGCCGTGGTTCGCCGCGCTCCTGCTCGCGGGGCTGGTGACCGCCGTCTTCGGGACGATCATCAGCGCGCCGATCCTCCGGCTGGACGGCGCGTACTTCGCCATCGCGATGCTGTCGCTGGCGACGGCGGGCCGGCTCGCGATGTCGACCGAGTACCTCTCGGGGATCACCCGCGGCGGGTCCGGGATCTCGTTTTTCCCGGCGCTGTCGTACACCGAACAGTACTACCTGGCGGTGGTGCTGGCGGTCGGGGCGGGCTATTTCACCTACCGGCTGGCCAACTCCCCGCTCGGGCTTCGGCTGCTCGCCATCCGGGAGGACGAACTCCTCGCGTCGGCGTTGGGCGTCAAGGCGACGCGTGAGAAACTGCTCGCGATGTTCGTCCACTCCATGATCGCCGGCATCGCGGGCGGACTCCTCGCCTTCAACCTCTCGTATATCGACCCACAGACCGTGTTCGACATCCGGTACACCGAGTTGCCGATCGTGATGGTGCTGTTCGGCTCGCCGGGGACCGTCCTCGGCCCGATCCTCGGCGGCGTCGCGTTCATCATCGTCTCGGAGCTGCTGTGGTCGTCGTTCCCGACGCTCCACCAGTTCTTCTTCGGGCTCGCCATCATGTTCGTGGTGATCTTCCTGCCGCGTGGGCTGGTCGAGCGACTCAAGGACAAGGGCCTGCTCCCCCGACGGAGGTCATTATGAGCGGCGATTCGATCCTCGAAATCGAGTCGATCCGCAAGGAGTACGGCAGCCTCGTCGCCGTCGACGACGTCTCGTTCGACGTCGAGCGGGGCCAGATCCTCGGCCTGATCGGTCCCAACGGGGCGGGGAAGTCGACGCTGTTCGACCTCATCACCGGCGTTCAGACCCCCGACGGCGGGACCGTCAACTACGACGGGCAGGACATCACCGGCAACTCGCTCGAACGGAACGTCGAACTCGGCCTCGTGCGGACGTTCCAGCAGACCCGCGTCCTCGGACAGATGACGGTCCGGGAGAACCTGCTCGTGGCGAGTCAGCTGTCGGACCAGCCCCGCGAGCGCGCCGACGAACTCCTCGACGTGATCGAACTCACCGAAAAGAGCGACATCCTGGCCGAGGGGCTCTCGTTCGGCCAGCAGAAGCTCATCAGCATCTCACAGGCGCTGATGCTCGATCCGGAGATCATCCTGCTCGACGAACCGCTCGCTGGCGTCAACCCGACCATGGAGAACAAGATCCTCGATCTGATCCACGAGATGCACGACGAGGGAACGACGTTCGTCTTCGTCGAACACGACATGGACGTCATCATGTCCGAGTGTGAGGACATCGTCGTCATGAACTCCGGACGACTGCTCACCCGAGGACCACCGAAGCAGATCCAGAACGACGACAGAGTCATCGAGGCGTACTTCGGAGGTGAGGGGGCGTGAGCGCCGACCCGATCCTCGACGCCGAGGACATCACCAGCGGCTACGGCAACAACGAGATCGTTCACGGGGTCGACCTCCACGTCGCGGACGGCGAATCGGTCTGTATCATCGGGCCGAACGGCGCCGGGAAATCGACCGTCCTGAAGACGCTGACCGGCTACATCCCCTGCTGGTCGGGGACCATCCGCTTCAACGGCGAGGACGTAACCGACGCCGAGACGGAGGACCTCATCGAACGGGGCATCAGCATCGTCCCACAGGGGGCGTCGACGTTCCCGGAGATGACCGTCAGCGAACACCTCGATATGGGCGCCTGGCTCCTCGACGACGACGCGAAACAGGAGAGCCTCGAGTTCGTCTACGACCTGTTCCCGCGGATCGAGGAGCGACTGGGCCAGAAGATCAAGACGATGAGCGGCGGCGAACAGCAGATGGTCTCCATCGCACGGGCGCTGATGATCGATCCGGACCTGCTGGTCCTCGACGAGCCGTCGCTGGGGCTGGCTCCCAACCTCGTCGACGAGGTGTTCGACCTCATCAACAGGGTCCAGGCCGCCGACGTGAGCATCCTGATGGTCGAACAGAACGCCGCGAAGGCCCTCGACAACACCGACCGCGGCTACGTCATCGAGATGGGTAACGTGGAGTACGTCGACGTGAGTGACAAGCTCGCGGACGATCCGGAAGTCAAACAGCTGTACCTCGGAGGCTGACCGATGAGCACACACAGCGATCGGCTCGAACGCATCGTCTCGGAACTCGTCGCCCGCGAGTCGGAGAACCCGCCGGGCAACGAGGCCGCCGTCGCGGAGTTCGTCCACGAGTGGTTCGGCGACCGGGGTATCGACGCCGACTTCGTAACGCGGCCGGACCCGGACCGCCCGCAGGTCGCCGCCCGGGTCGGCGACGGGGAGCCGACGGTCGTCCTCAACGGCCACATCGACGTCGTCCCCGCCGGCGACCGCTCGAAGTGGACACACGACCCCTACGGCGCCGCGGTGGTTGACGGAACCCTCTACGGACGCGGGAGCGCCGACATGAAGACGGGCGTGGCGCTCGGGATGTTGGCGACTGCGGACTTCGCGTCGGCCTTCGACGGCGGCAAGGTCGACGGGAGCGTCGTCTTCCACGCCGCGATGGGCGAGGAGACCGCCGAACCGGGGACGAAGACGCTCCTCGAATCCGGATACGACGGGGATTACGGCGTCGTCCTCGAACCGACGGGGATGCGCACCGCGACCAGCGAGAAGGGGCTGGCGTGGTACGAGATCACCGTCGCGGGCGACCCATCCCACGCGAGCCGTCCCGACCAGGGCGACAACGCCATCGCGAACGCGCGGCCCGTCCTGGACGCACTCGACGCGTACGACACACGGGTCCGCGAGCGCCGTCACGACCTGCTCGGCCCGGCGTACGCGACGACGACGTGTCTCGAAACGGGGGTGAAGGAGAACGTCGTCCCCGGGAGCGCGACGATCACCGTCGACAGACGCCTGCTGCCGTCCGAGGACGTGACCGACATCGACGCGGAGGTCGACGCCCTGCTCGACGATGTCGAGTCCGAGCACGGCGTCCGGACGGACTGGGAACGGACCCGGACCTACGAACCGGCAGAGATCCCGGTCGACAACCCGCTCGCGTCGGTCTTCCGCGAGCAGTCCGCCGAGATTGCGGGCGTCCCGGACGATCCGTGGGGGATCGAGGCCTCGACCGACGTGCGCAACTTCGTCAACGACGCCGGAACGCCGGCGATCACATGGGGTCCCGGGGACCTCGATCAGGCACACACCGTCGACGAGTGTATCGACCTCGCGCACGCGACGACGGCGCTCGACGTGCTCGAAGCGTCGCTCACCGAACTCTTCGAGGCGGACGGGTAGGCGACGACCTCGCGCCGACCGTCACGACTAACCGAGGTGGGGCCGACCGCCCGGTATGCATCCGACGGTCGAATCCTTCATCGAGCGGGCACGGGACCGACACGGGATCGAGGTCGAGGTCCACGAGTTCCCGGACGGAACGCAGACCGCGGCGGCGGCCGCGACGGCCGTCGACTGTGCGGTCGGCCAGATCGTCAAGAGCATCGTCATGCAGGTGGGCGACCGGCCCGTCCTCGTCCTGACCAGCGGCGCCAACCGCGTCGACGAGGGGGCACTGGCCGCGGAGTTCGACGCCGATCCCGACCGGGTCCGGTCCGCCGACGCCGCGACGGTCAAGGCGGCGACCGGGTGGAGTATCGGCGGCGTCCCCCCGTTCTGTCACGACACCGACCTCCCGACGCTGGCCGACCCCGCATTCGAGGCGTACGACACCCTCTGGGCCGCGGCCGGAACGCCGGAGACGGTGTTCCCGCTCCCGCGGGCGACGCTCGTCGACGCCGCCGAGCCGCGGTTCGTCGACGTCTACGAGTGAGGGCCATCCGTCGGCGCGACGAGCCGCCGAGCCACGGCCGGTGACGCCACCGCTCATCCCAAGCGATTTGACCGGGCCCACCCGAACGTCTACCGATGTCGACTCCCGAACCCCGCCCCTCGCCGGGGCTCCTCGATCTGTTCGAACGCCGGGGCCTGAACGCCGCCCTCGGATGGGCGTTCGTCGGGATCCTTCTCGTCTCCGCGGGCGTCGCGGTCGGCGGCGGTCGCCCGCTCTGGGCGGGGTTCACCCTCGCCCTCGCCGCCCTCGCCGTCGCGCCGGCGGTCGCCCGCCGCCGCGTCGACGCGATGGTTCCGTGGGAGGTGCTGGCGCTCGCATCCGTCCCGGCACTGGGTCGCCTGCTCGTCGTCGGTCGGACCGTCGGCGGCGTGACACTCACGGGGCGGATCACGACGTACGTCGCCGTCGCGGCCGCCGCGCTCATCATCGCGGTCGAACTCGACGTGTTCACGCCGGTGCGGATGACCCACTCCTTCGCGGTGCTTTTCGTGGTCGTCGCCACCGTCGCCACCGCAGGAGTCTGGGCCGAGGCGCGGTGGCTCTCCGATACGCTGCTCGGGACGAGCGTCCTGCTCGACGGGCGGGACGAACACGTCATCGAGACGGCGCTCATGTGGGACTTCGTGGCCGCGACGGTCGCCGGCGTCGTCGCCGGCGTGGTCTTCGAGTATTACTTCCGGCGCTTCGCCGACGCCACGCCCCGCTATCCGACCGATGCGGGTGGTGAGGACTGATGCGTCTGCGCGACTATCTGGGACTGAGCGAACGTCGGCAACGACAGCTCTCGCGGGCCATGCAGTTGACCCTCGTCGGGTTCGTCGGCGTCGGACTCTACGACGGCAATCCGGGCATCGTCGTCAATGCGGTCATCGGCCTCGGCGTGACCCACTTACCCGCGATACTCGAACGCGATTATCAGATCCCGATGGATCCCGCCCTGACCCTCTGGATCACCGTGGCCGTCTTCCTCCACTCGCTCGGGACCGCCGGGCTGCCGGGAGCGAGCGTCAACCTCTATCGCAGCGTCTGGTGGTGGGACCACCTCACCCACACGCTGTCGTCCTCCATCGTCGCCGCGGCGGGCTACGCGACCGCCCGCGCCATCGAACTCCACTCGGACGACGTCTCGCTCCCCGAGCGGTTCATGTTCGTGTTCATCCTGCTTTTCGTCCTCGCCTTCGGCGTGTTCTGGGAGGTCATCGAGTTCGGCGTCGCGGGCGTCGCCTCGCTATCGGGCACCCAGAGCGTCCTCACGCAGTACGGTCTCGACGACACGATGCTCGACCTGCTGTTCGACACGCTCGGCGGAATCATCGTCGCGGTGTGGGGGACGGCCCACCTGACTGATCTGGTGGGCGTGCTCTCCGCACGCTTCGAGAACACGGACGCCTAGCGCTCGTCGAGGGCCTGGGCGACCGAGACGGCGGCGAAGAGCCCCGACGCGAGGACCGCGTAGCCCAGTCCGGGCACCGCAGCGAAGGGTGGGACCCCGGCGGCGGCCAGCGCCACCGGGACCGTGACGGCGGCGGCGACGACGAGATACCGTCGCCACCAGTCGACCCGCTCCCGATCGGTGACGGCATCGAGGTACGCGAGACAGGCCTCGGCGCCGTCGGCGAGCGCAACCCGTCCCGCCCGCCGGTCGTAGTCGACGATGTCCCGGTCGGCGAGTTTCGGGAGGTGCATCTGGTAGAGCGCCGTCTGGACCCGCTTGCGCTGTTTGTACGTGACCTCGTCGGGCGCGCAATCGTTCTCGATGGCGGCGACGTGCTCGCTCAGCTCCCGCAGGTCGACCGGCCCCTCGCGGTCACGCAGGTAGTTGATGACCTCGCGACGCCGCTCGTTTCGCAACATCGAGAACAGCGCGTCCCGGGAGAGTCGGTCGGGTTCGGCGGGGCGGAGTTGTGGCGCCATGGCTCACCAGGCCCACACCGTCCTCTCGGCCGTCGGTCCACGCTCCCCTCGATCCATGGTCCGAAGCGTGCACTCCGACGGCATAGTGTTACCTCCTGCGCCCACGCCACGTTCCCGCACGCGGTCGCCCAGCCCCACCCGGCGTACGCACGCCGTGGAAACGGTGGGGTCGATGACGCACGCCGTGAGCGAACGAAGAGTTATGTCCGTGGGGCAGGGACCCCCAACGGACTCATGTCGGGTGACTCATCGGCGGCGCTCTGGGAGACCGTGGCTCGGCGCGCCGACCTGCTCGACGAACTCCGTGAGGGGCCACGGGAGAAGCGGGCGCTGGTGTCGGCCCTGTCGGTCTCGCGGTCGACGGTCGACCGCGCGGTGGCCGAACTCTCGGAACTCGGCCTCGTCACCGACGCCAACGGCGAGGTCGGGTCGACCGCCACCGGCGACCTCGTCGCAGTGCTCTACCGCGACGCCGCGTCGAGCGCCGACGAACTCCTGCGGCTGGCGCCGTATCTGGACGCCCTCGACGAACCGCTTCGCCCGCCGCCCGCTTTCTTCGGCGAGACGACCATCGTGACCGTCGAGGACGACACACACGCACCCGGGGAACGGCTGATCGACGCGTTCCTGACGGCCGATCGGTGTCGGCTCGTCCGCGGGACGATCAGGCCGGCCTTCGCCGCCGAGGTCCGCGAACGGATGTTCGACGGCTCGCTCGAACTCGAGGTGTCGTTCTGTCCGGACTCCGTCGAAGTCCTGCGCTCGTACCACGGCGTCGACCTCGAACGGGTGCTCGACCTGCCACACGTCACGGTCCGAGCGTACCCCGAGCCGCTCCACTCGGGACTGTACCTGTTCGAAACCGACGGCGAGCGGAGCGTTCGACTGTCGATCCACGACCGAACGACCGACCGCGTTCGCGTCCTGCTCGGCACCGACCGCCCCGCCGCGGTAGCCTGGGCCGAGCGCACCCTCCGCGAGGTGTACGAGCGGTCGTCGCCGGTCGCGACGGAGCCGCCGTGATCGACCGCAAGCGACACCCGTCGCCGTCGACTATCGCCGCCGATGGTCGACCGTTCCCTCCGAACCGTCCTGTGTGTCCTCGTCGGCGTCGTCGTCGGCGCCGCCCTCGGCCCCCTTCTGGTACCGGACCCGACCGGCCTCCTCGCGGCGGCACTGGCCGTCGTCGTCGCCGTCGCCGTCGGCGGCGTGCTCCGTCGGTCCGACTGGCTTCGGTAGTGTTGCGATTAGCGCGATTGGATTGGAGACACCTCGAAAGCCCCCGCCGTCTCGGCTCCCGGGACTCGCTGCGCTCCTCACTCCGTTGCGGTGCTTGCGTCGTCACCAGAATCCGGAGGATTCTGGTTGGCTCACGAGAGCTTTGCTCTCGTGAACGTCCGGGTACGCCGAGACGCCGGCCCCTTTCAGTCCCGCCCGCATCGGCTGGTCGGCTAGCCACCGCTGGGCGGGACTGAAAGGGGCGCCTCGTAATCGGGCGGCGAAGCCGCCCGATTGCCCGAGGGAGCTTCGCTCCCTCGCTGCTGGAGGAAGGTGGCCGACGCAAGGACCGCAGGCCGAAGGCGGAGGACCGCAGCGAGGCCCCCGACTCCAGCGAGGCGGGGCTTTCGAGGTGGTCCCAGTTTCGAATGCGTATCTCAACACTACCCTGGCTTCGGGACGTGGATTTAAGGTGTCGCTGAGCGAATGTCTCCGTGGAGCGACCGACCAATGGTTTTCAAGAAGATCACGCTGATCGGCCGGAGTCCGGACAGTTTCGACGACGCCGTCGACGACGCCATCGACCGCGCGACGGATACGCTCGACCGCGTCAAGTGGCTGGAGGTGGAAGAACTCGGGGTGGAGATCGCGGGCGTCGAGAACCGCGAGTATCAGGCCGAAGTCGAGGTGGCGTTCGAACTCGAGGAGTGATACGGGTTGTTGTAAGTCAGTACCGGTGGTTCGCCGGACCGTGGCGGCGAACCGCGGGTGAACAGTCACAATCCGTATGAGTCGCCCACGGGGCCGTCGCTGCCACCGACCCGACCGGCGCCCAGTTGGCCGGATAGAACAGGTTAAAACCGTCCGGTGAGCTTGTTGGGTTCATGACGCTGGTTGTCGTCCCGGTACGGTATCCGCTCAGCAATCACTCCCGGGCGACGCTCGCGGAGGCCATCCGGATCGCCGAGGACCGCGACGCCGACCTCACGGTGATGCACGTCGACCTCTACCAGGAGAGCGGCGAGGTGACGCGGACGGATCTGAAAGGCTCCGTGGAATCGGAGTTCGGGCGCGTCGCCCGGGCCCGCTACGTGGTGCGCCGGGGCTTTCTCGT is from Haloplanus salinarum and encodes:
- a CDS encoding branched-chain amino acid ABC transporter permease, coding for MGTIELPDGATSLGGRIEDTLDSLSVVHRAVALAVVVGALLTLPQFLNNYLVQVLFIIFLFITLGFGWNILSGFTGYINFGYAGFVGLGAYVTVITIVDFGLPWFAALLLAGLVTAVFGTIISAPILRLDGAYFAIAMLSLATAGRLAMSTEYLSGITRGGSGISFFPALSYTEQYYLAVVLAVGAGYFTYRLANSPLGLRLLAIREDELLASALGVKATREKLLAMFVHSMIAGIAGGLLAFNLSYIDPQTVFDIRYTELPIVMVLFGSPGTVLGPILGGVAFIIVSELLWSSFPTLHQFFFGLAIMFVVIFLPRGLVERLKDKGLLPRRRSL
- a CDS encoding ABC transporter ATP-binding protein; this translates as MSGDSILEIESIRKEYGSLVAVDDVSFDVERGQILGLIGPNGAGKSTLFDLITGVQTPDGGTVNYDGQDITGNSLERNVELGLVRTFQQTRVLGQMTVRENLLVASQLSDQPRERADELLDVIELTEKSDILAEGLSFGQQKLISISQALMLDPEIILLDEPLAGVNPTMENKILDLIHEMHDEGTTFVFVEHDMDVIMSECEDIVVMNSGRLLTRGPPKQIQNDDRVIEAYFGGEGA
- a CDS encoding ABC transporter ATP-binding protein: MSADPILDAEDITSGYGNNEIVHGVDLHVADGESVCIIGPNGAGKSTVLKTLTGYIPCWSGTIRFNGEDVTDAETEDLIERGISIVPQGASTFPEMTVSEHLDMGAWLLDDDAKQESLEFVYDLFPRIEERLGQKIKTMSGGEQQMVSIARALMIDPDLLVLDEPSLGLAPNLVDEVFDLINRVQAADVSILMVEQNAAKALDNTDRGYVIEMGNVEYVDVSDKLADDPEVKQLYLGG
- a CDS encoding M20 family metallopeptidase, encoding MSTHSDRLERIVSELVARESENPPGNEAAVAEFVHEWFGDRGIDADFVTRPDPDRPQVAARVGDGEPTVVLNGHIDVVPAGDRSKWTHDPYGAAVVDGTLYGRGSADMKTGVALGMLATADFASAFDGGKVDGSVVFHAAMGEETAEPGTKTLLESGYDGDYGVVLEPTGMRTATSEKGLAWYEITVAGDPSHASRPDQGDNAIANARPVLDALDAYDTRVRERRHDLLGPAYATTTCLETGVKENVVPGSATITVDRRLLPSEDVTDIDAEVDALLDDVESEHGVRTDWERTRTYEPAEIPVDNPLASVFREQSAEIAGVPDDPWGIEASTDVRNFVNDAGTPAITWGPGDLDQAHTVDECIDLAHATTALDVLEASLTELFEADG
- a CDS encoding YbaK/EbsC family protein; protein product: MHPTVESFIERARDRHGIEVEVHEFPDGTQTAAAAATAVDCAVGQIVKSIVMQVGDRPVLVLTSGANRVDEGALAAEFDADPDRVRSADAATVKAATGWSIGGVPPFCHDTDLPTLADPAFEAYDTLWAAAGTPETVFPLPRATLVDAAEPRFVDVYE
- a CDS encoding DUF7344 domain-containing protein, which produces MAPQLRPAEPDRLSRDALFSMLRNERRREVINYLRDREGPVDLRELSEHVAAIENDCAPDEVTYKQRKRVQTALYQMHLPKLADRDIVDYDRRAGRVALADGAEACLAYLDAVTDRERVDWWRRYLVVAAAVTVPVALAAAGVPPFAAVPGLGYAVLASGLFAAVSVAQALDER
- a CDS encoding helix-turn-helix transcriptional regulator, with the protein product MSGDSSAALWETVARRADLLDELREGPREKRALVSALSVSRSTVDRAVAELSELGLVTDANGEVGSTATGDLVAVLYRDAASSADELLRLAPYLDALDEPLRPPPAFFGETTIVTVEDDTHAPGERLIDAFLTADRCRLVRGTIRPAFAAEVRERMFDGSLELEVSFCPDSVEVLRSYHGVDLERVLDLPHVTVRAYPEPLHSGLYLFETDGERSVRLSIHDRTTDRVRVLLGTDRPAAVAWAERTLREVYERSSPVATEPP
- a CDS encoding dodecin, which codes for MVFKKITLIGRSPDSFDDAVDDAIDRATDTLDRVKWLEVEELGVEIAGVENREYQAEVEVAFELEE
- a CDS encoding universal stress protein → MTLVVVPVRYPLSNHSRATLAEAIRIAEDRDADLTVMHVDLYQESGEVTRTDLKGSVESEFGRVARARYVVRRGFLVEETILDEVAAESADVVVIGSKQVGRLRRAVARFLDEPDIDEFLREELDCEVITVGG